In Nostoc edaphicum CCNP1411, a genomic segment contains:
- the ssuD gene encoding FMNH2-dependent alkanesulfonate monooxygenase: MEVFWYLPTQGDERYLGTTIGRRAATYPYMQQIAQAVDKLGYGGMLIGTGQKQDTWIVATSLISVTERLRFLVAFRPAIMSPSLAVRMAATFDQISNGRIILNVVTGGDTKELAKDGIFLDHDQRYELTDEFLTIWRSLMQGEEVTYSGRHLQVQGAKLQFPPIQKPYPTLYFGGSSDAALQVAAKHIDVYLTWGEPPEQVAQKIAKVRQLAAEQGRTVRFGIRMHVIVRETTQQAWDAANELIQYVDDETIATAHQRFAQSESEGQRRMAQLHKGKVASGTLRERKNLEISPNLWAGVGLVRGGAGTALVGDPDTVAARMLEYADLGIDTFVFSGYPHLEEAYRVAELLFPRLPMQTPALATLDAGIALPQQVASTFSEFVTKTDLLKPQPV, translated from the coding sequence ATGGAAGTTTTTTGGTATTTGCCGACACAAGGAGATGAGCGTTATTTAGGTACTACAATTGGGAGACGAGCAGCCACTTATCCCTACATGCAGCAAATCGCTCAAGCTGTTGATAAATTGGGCTATGGTGGGATGTTGATTGGTACTGGACAAAAACAAGATACTTGGATTGTCGCGACTTCCTTAATTTCAGTTACAGAACGCTTGCGGTTTCTTGTAGCCTTTCGTCCGGCAATTATGTCGCCTTCTTTGGCAGTGAGAATGGCTGCTACTTTTGATCAGATTTCTAACGGTCGAATTATTCTGAATGTTGTCACTGGCGGCGACACAAAAGAACTTGCAAAAGATGGGATTTTCTTAGATCACGATCAGCGTTATGAACTCACAGATGAGTTTTTGACAATTTGGCGATCGCTCATGCAAGGTGAAGAAGTAACCTATAGTGGTCGCCACTTGCAAGTTCAAGGCGCAAAACTCCAATTTCCTCCCATACAAAAGCCTTATCCCACCTTATATTTTGGTGGTTCTTCAGATGCGGCGCTCCAAGTTGCTGCCAAACACATTGATGTGTATTTAACTTGGGGTGAACCACCAGAGCAAGTTGCCCAAAAGATTGCCAAGGTACGCCAATTAGCAGCCGAACAAGGTAGAACGGTACGTTTTGGAATTCGGATGCACGTTATAGTCCGCGAAACTACGCAGCAAGCTTGGGATGCAGCTAACGAACTGATTCAGTATGTCGATGATGAAACCATAGCAACTGCACATCAGCGGTTTGCTCAATCTGAATCAGAAGGACAACGCCGTATGGCCCAACTGCATAAAGGTAAGGTTGCCTCCGGCACGCTACGCGAACGCAAAAACTTAGAAATTAGCCCCAACTTATGGGCAGGTGTTGGCTTAGTGCGTGGAGGTGCTGGGACTGCCTTAGTTGGAGATCCAGACACAGTTGCAGCGCGAATGCTGGAATATGCCGATTTAGGAATTGATACCTTCGTTTTCTCAGGGTATCCTCATCTCGAAGAAGCTTATCGAGTCGCAGAATTACTGTTTCCTCGCTTACCGATGCAAACACCAGCGTTGGCTACGCTCGACGCAGGCATCGCATTACCACAGCAAGTTGCAAGTACATTTAGTGAATTTGTTACCAAAACAGATTTACTCAAACCCCAGCCAGTGTAA
- a CDS encoding FAD-dependent oxidoreductase, giving the protein MNTKTFQVSAAQSVITTDVLVLGGGPAGTWAALSAAKQGARVILADKGYCGTSGATAPSNTGAWYLPKGAERDAEIERRLSRSSGLADRRWLQRVIEQAQIGLDDLGDNGYPFPFDEQGNPYRANLRGPDYMRFMRQRAGAAGVSILDHHPALELLWADGTIAGAAGIYPRTGNRWEVRAGAVVLATGGCAFLSHALGCDGNTGDGYLMAAEAGVRLSGMEFSSQYGLSPAHTSVTKGLTFTFASFYLEDGSPLPETGEDRAVRIARQLLAGEKVYALMNRGNPIEHEWLRQGQPNCFLPFERIGLDPFQQPFPVTLRSEGTVRGVGGLEIINNDCATKVPGLYAAGDAASRENLTGAVSGGGSPNASWAIASGTWSGRAAALFAASLGDKAGTRLVRGLGQAGLRPRKQPLEDELISEAISAVQAEALPLDVNFFRSGARIALSRQRLDAVWADISDYLVGEGRNALRAREAAAMAATARWIWASADARKESRGMHRRTDFTKTDVQQTRRIFTSGIDDVVVVAAENQLQEVA; this is encoded by the coding sequence ATGAATACAAAAACTTTTCAAGTCTCGGCAGCACAGAGTGTAATTACCACTGATGTCTTAGTTCTGGGTGGCGGGCCGGCTGGCACTTGGGCAGCACTTTCAGCAGCAAAGCAAGGTGCCCGTGTCATCCTAGCGGATAAGGGGTATTGCGGTACATCAGGGGCAACAGCACCATCCAATACTGGCGCATGGTATCTTCCCAAAGGTGCAGAACGTGATGCAGAAATTGAGCGTCGCCTGTCTCGCTCATCAGGACTTGCCGATCGCCGTTGGTTGCAGCGTGTGATTGAGCAGGCACAAATAGGTTTAGATGATTTAGGGGATAACGGCTATCCTTTTCCTTTTGATGAGCAGGGCAATCCCTACCGTGCTAACTTGCGTGGCCCAGATTATATGCGCTTCATGCGCCAAAGAGCGGGAGCAGCTGGTGTAAGCATTCTTGACCATCATCCCGCACTCGAACTACTTTGGGCCGATGGTACGATCGCAGGTGCAGCAGGTATTTATCCGCGCACTGGGAATCGCTGGGAAGTCAGAGCAGGTGCCGTTGTGCTGGCAACTGGCGGATGCGCTTTTCTGTCTCATGCACTAGGTTGCGATGGTAATACAGGTGATGGTTATCTTATGGCAGCAGAGGCAGGAGTCAGGCTATCTGGGATGGAATTTTCCTCGCAATATGGCTTATCACCCGCTCATACTTCTGTGACTAAGGGATTGACCTTTACCTTCGCCAGTTTTTATCTAGAGGATGGCTCTCCCTTACCGGAAACTGGGGAAGACCGAGCTGTACGTATTGCACGCCAGTTGCTTGCCGGTGAAAAAGTGTATGCCCTGATGAATCGCGGCAACCCTATCGAACATGAATGGTTGCGCCAGGGTCAACCTAACTGCTTTCTACCATTTGAGAGGATTGGTTTAGATCCATTCCAACAACCCTTCCCAGTGACACTACGCTCCGAAGGAACTGTTCGCGGCGTAGGTGGACTGGAAATCATCAACAATGATTGCGCGACAAAAGTGCCCGGACTTTATGCCGCAGGTGATGCCGCCTCTCGGGAAAATCTTACAGGGGCAGTTTCAGGAGGGGGAAGCCCTAATGCATCCTGGGCGATCGCTAGTGGGACTTGGAGTGGTCGCGCAGCAGCACTTTTTGCTGCCTCTTTAGGCGACAAAGCCGGGACACGCTTGGTTCGTGGTTTAGGTCAAGCAGGTTTGCGTCCCCGTAAACAGCCGCTAGAGGATGAGCTAATATCGGAAGCGATTAGTGCTGTTCAGGCTGAAGCCTTGCCGCTTGATGTTAATTTCTTTCGTTCTGGAGCGAGGATAGCGCTGTCACGTCAACGTTTGGATGCAGTATGGGCAGATATTAGCGATTATCTAGTAGGTGAAGGTCGCAATGCTCTACGCGCACGGGAAGCTGCGGCGATGGCGGCCACAGCTCGCTGGATCTGGGCAAGTGCGGATGCACGTAAAGAAAGTAGAGGAATGCACCGACGCACAGATTTTACAAAAACTGACGTGCAACAAACAAGAAGAATATTTACCAGTGGTATCGATGATGTTGTGGTTGTCGCCGCAGAAAATCAGTTGCAAGAGGTAGCGTAA
- a CDS encoding aliphatic sulfonate ABC transporter substrate-binding protein: MITALKQPRVQIFQRFSLFLLPGLLTISTTLISCSVQTPNSENQTTELKTKVVRMGYQSSGDIFRLKGLIEKRLKPLGVSVEWAQFAAGPQLMEAMNVGRVDIGSVGETPPIFAQAAGTSLVYVASNKPSTGKGSGIIVQNNSPIRTLADLKGKKVVFQKGSASHYLLIKALEEGGLKYSDIQAISLPPSEARDAFIQGKIDAWVTWDPYLAVAQKKANARVLRDASGISTQGGYYMAARKFATENPKLVRLVLEEIDNTGQWSEKNRAEVVKLTIPVSAQ, from the coding sequence ATGATTACCGCCTTAAAACAACCACGAGTTCAGATTTTCCAACGTTTTTCACTATTCCTATTACCTGGATTATTAACAATCTCAACAACCTTAATCAGTTGCTCAGTACAAACCCCAAACTCAGAAAATCAAACCACTGAGTTGAAAACCAAAGTTGTGCGAATGGGATATCAAAGTTCTGGGGATATTTTCAGACTTAAAGGATTGATCGAAAAACGTCTAAAGCCTTTAGGTGTTTCTGTGGAATGGGCGCAATTTGCCGCTGGACCACAATTGATGGAAGCGATGAATGTTGGTAGGGTTGATATTGGTTCTGTCGGCGAAACTCCCCCAATATTTGCCCAAGCGGCTGGTACATCTTTAGTCTATGTTGCTAGTAATAAACCTAGTACTGGTAAAGGAAGCGGAATTATCGTCCAAAATAATTCACCAATTCGGACTTTAGCCGACCTCAAAGGCAAAAAAGTAGTTTTTCAAAAGGGTTCTGCTTCACATTACTTATTAATAAAAGCTTTAGAAGAGGGTGGTTTGAAATATAGTGATATTCAAGCCATTAGCCTCCCTCCTTCAGAAGCCCGTGATGCTTTTATTCAAGGAAAAATTGATGCCTGGGTAACTTGGGACCCTTATTTAGCTGTGGCCCAAAAGAAAGCCAATGCTCGTGTTTTGCGAGATGCTAGTGGCATTTCTACTCAGGGCGGATATTATATGGCGGCGCGAAAGTTTGCCACAGAAAATCCGAAATTAGTGCGATTAGTTCTTGAGGAGATAGATAACACAGGCCAATGGAGTGAAAAAAACCGAGCAGAAGTTGTAAAACTGACTATTCCTGTATCGGCTCAATAA
- a CDS encoding aldo/keto reductase, translated as MTKYVNLGKTGLKVSRVTLGTMTYGSRKLREWVLEEEESRPFIKLALELGINFFDTADVYSLGASEEIVGRALKDFAKRDQVVIATKVHGKVGDGPNDRGLSRKHIFDSIDASLRRLQTDYVDLYQIHRWDYETPIEETLEALHDIVKAGKVRYLGISSVYAWQFAKALYTADIHGWTRFVSIQNHYNLVYREEEREVIPLALDQGIGIIPWSPLARGFLAGNRSKSDDGQTLRAKTDEFAHNLYYQDSDFKVVDRVVELAGKRGVKPTQIALAWLLHQPGVTSPIIGASKIEHLKEAVEAVDLELSDEERKFLEEPYTPHPILGHQHPSGNRP; from the coding sequence ATGACGAAATATGTAAATCTTGGCAAAACTGGACTCAAAGTATCGCGTGTCACCCTCGGCACCATGACTTATGGTTCGCGTAAATTGCGCGAATGGGTATTAGAAGAAGAAGAAAGTCGTCCATTTATCAAACTGGCTTTGGAATTGGGGATTAATTTCTTTGATACCGCCGATGTCTATTCCTTGGGCGCTAGTGAAGAAATTGTCGGACGAGCGCTCAAAGACTTTGCTAAACGAGATCAGGTTGTTATTGCTACCAAAGTACATGGTAAAGTCGGCGATGGCCCAAATGATCGAGGACTATCTCGCAAACATATTTTTGACAGCATTGATGCTTCTTTGCGGCGGCTACAAACTGATTATGTAGACTTGTACCAAATTCATCGTTGGGATTATGAAACACCAATCGAAGAAACCCTAGAAGCACTGCATGATATTGTCAAAGCAGGTAAAGTCCGTTACTTAGGAATTTCTAGTGTTTACGCATGGCAGTTTGCTAAAGCCCTTTATACAGCAGATATTCACGGCTGGACTCGTTTTGTATCAATTCAAAATCACTACAACCTAGTTTATCGGGAAGAAGAACGAGAAGTGATACCCTTAGCCCTAGATCAAGGGATTGGTATTATTCCTTGGAGTCCCTTGGCGCGGGGCTTTTTAGCAGGGAATCGCAGTAAGTCAGACGATGGCCAAACACTGCGGGCAAAAACTGACGAATTTGCTCACAATCTCTACTATCAAGATTCAGATTTTAAAGTAGTTGATCGCGTAGTTGAATTAGCCGGAAAACGGGGTGTGAAACCCACACAAATTGCCCTAGCTTGGCTATTGCATCAACCAGGTGTAACATCTCCGATAATTGGCGCTAGTAAGATAGAACATCTTAAAGAGGCTGTGGAGGCAGTGGATTTAGAGCTTTCTGATGAAGAGCGCAAATTTTTAGAAGAACCTTACACACCCCATCCTATACTAGGGCATCAGCACCCATCTGGAAATCGCCCATAG
- a CDS encoding D-2-hydroxyacid dehydrogenase: MVKLILPIELTAEIEPHLPSDTKFVRVDSDGNFDGDASDAEIYLNGFKLKPTTLHKVLAVAPGIRWQQTPSAGVNHILTPIFLEHDIILTNGAGVHAIPISEFVLSLILYHAKQLRQLQADHDQRKWEKSWLVLPELANSTVLILGTGNIGQAIAARIKPFGARVWGGRRRPEPLPNFDKIVGADEWHALLPEVDYIIVATPLTPETKALIDETVLRSLPSHAYLINVGRGAVVDESALTKALTEGWIAGAGLDTVSIEPLPPESPLWSLPNLFITPHTSAISPALKGRITNLFLDNLERYRGNKPLRNVVNKEAGY; this comes from the coding sequence GTGGTCAAACTAATTTTACCGATAGAACTTACTGCCGAGATTGAGCCACACTTACCATCGGATACAAAATTTGTGCGGGTAGATAGTGATGGTAATTTTGATGGTGATGCTAGTGATGCGGAAATTTATCTCAATGGGTTCAAATTAAAGCCAACCACTCTACATAAGGTGCTGGCGGTTGCTCCGGGAATACGTTGGCAACAAACTCCTAGTGCTGGTGTAAATCACATTTTGACACCGATTTTTCTCGAACACGATATTATTCTGACTAATGGCGCGGGGGTTCATGCAATTCCGATTTCGGAATTTGTCTTAAGTTTGATCCTCTATCACGCCAAACAGTTACGGCAATTGCAAGCAGATCACGATCAACGCAAATGGGAAAAAAGCTGGTTAGTACTACCAGAGTTAGCAAATTCAACTGTATTAATTCTTGGGACTGGAAACATAGGCCAGGCCATCGCAGCTCGTATTAAACCATTTGGGGCGAGAGTTTGGGGTGGTCGTCGTCGTCCTGAACCTCTACCAAATTTTGATAAAATCGTCGGTGCAGATGAATGGCACGCATTGTTGCCAGAGGTTGATTATATAATTGTGGCGACACCTCTAACACCAGAAACTAAAGCTTTAATTGATGAAACAGTACTGCGATCGCTACCCAGTCATGCTTATTTAATTAATGTCGGTCGCGGTGCAGTTGTAGATGAATCAGCATTAACTAAGGCTCTGACTGAAGGCTGGATTGCAGGTGCAGGATTAGACACAGTTTCTATTGAACCCTTACCGCCAGAAAGTCCTTTATGGTCATTACCTAACCTCTTTATTACGCCCCATACTTCCGCAATTTCCCCAGCATTAAAAGGACGCATTACAAACTTATTCCTTGATAACTTGGAGCGTTACCGAGGCAATAAGCCTTTACGGAATGTAGTCAATAAGGAAGCAGGCTACTAA
- a CDS encoding 4Fe-4S dicluster domain-containing protein, with protein MIEIVDSDRCIGCDICVKVCPRDVFDSGDDGIAVIARKSDCQTCFLCELYCPVDALYVSPYAELDDEVDTEQLITQNLLGSYTRNMGWHHGKMGGTDKDPTQQLRILNRARQDNARLNET; from the coding sequence ATGATTGAAATTGTTGATAGCGATCGCTGTATCGGCTGTGATATCTGCGTGAAAGTTTGTCCGCGCGATGTCTTTGATTCTGGAGACGATGGAATAGCCGTAATTGCTCGTAAATCAGATTGCCAGACTTGTTTTTTGTGCGAGTTGTATTGCCCTGTTGATGCGCTCTATGTCTCACCTTATGCCGAACTGGATGATGAGGTTGATACAGAACAGTTAATTACCCAAAACTTGCTGGGTAGTTACACCCGTAACATGGGTTGGCATCATGGCAAAATGGGAGGGACTGACAAAGATCCAACTCAACAACTTAGAATTTTGAACAGGGCAAGACAGGATAATGCAAGATTGAATGAAACTTGA
- a CDS encoding LLM class flavin-dependent oxidoreductase — MTIKKPQLRLGAFLPSTGHHVASWRHPEAEVDAGLNFQHYKRLAQTAERGKFDMIFFADGVAVRDRNQSADLLSRNGKLVHFEPLTLLSALSVVTENIGLTATVSTTYNEPYHLARKFASLDYLSGGRAGWNLVTSATEAEALNFNREKHMEHTLRYERAKEFVDVVTKLWDSWEDDAFLHNKESGIYFDPNKLHVPNHKGEHFSVRGPLNVARPIQGYPVIIQAGSSEDGKDLAAQTAEVIFTAQQTLAEAQAFYQDVKGRLAQYGRSPDHLKIMPGVFPVIGKTEQEAKDRFDQIQELIDPVVGLNLLGSMIGGFDLSGYPLDGPLPDLPETNGGKSRQQLLTDLARRENLTIRQLYLWIAGARGHRQILGTPEQIADQLEDWFVNGGADGFNIMPPWLPGGLDEFVDLVIPELQRRGLFRTEYEARTLRENLGLPRPVNQFSKVAAVAEAAIA; from the coding sequence ATGACTATAAAAAAACCTCAACTTAGATTAGGTGCATTTTTGCCCAGCACTGGCCATCACGTAGCATCATGGCGACACCCCGAAGCGGAAGTTGACGCTGGTTTGAACTTTCAGCATTATAAAAGGCTGGCACAAACGGCGGAACGCGGCAAATTTGACATGATCTTTTTTGCAGACGGCGTGGCTGTGCGCGATCGCAATCAAAGCGCCGACCTTTTAAGCCGTAACGGTAAACTTGTCCACTTTGAACCTCTCACCCTGTTGTCGGCTCTGTCTGTAGTAACGGAAAACATTGGTTTGACAGCAACAGTATCCACCACCTACAACGAGCCTTATCACCTCGCCCGCAAGTTTGCATCACTAGATTATCTCAGCGGCGGTCGTGCCGGTTGGAATCTCGTGACTTCCGCGACTGAAGCTGAAGCGTTAAACTTCAATCGGGAAAAACACATGGAGCATACCCTACGTTATGAGCGTGCCAAAGAGTTTGTGGATGTTGTCACGAAACTCTGGGATAGTTGGGAGGACGATGCCTTCTTACATAATAAGGAGTCGGGTATTTACTTCGATCCAAATAAACTGCACGTTCCCAACCACAAAGGCGAACATTTTTCAGTACGCGGCCCGCTAAATGTGGCGCGTCCCATCCAGGGTTATCCGGTGATCATTCAAGCTGGGTCTTCCGAGGATGGTAAGGATCTGGCTGCACAAACGGCGGAGGTAATTTTCACTGCCCAGCAGACCTTGGCAGAAGCTCAGGCTTTTTATCAAGATGTGAAGGGGAGACTGGCTCAATATGGGCGCTCACCTGACCATCTCAAGATCATGCCTGGTGTATTTCCAGTCATCGGCAAAACTGAGCAAGAAGCTAAGGATAGATTCGATCAGATTCAAGAGTTGATCGATCCGGTGGTCGGCTTAAATTTGCTTGGTTCAATGATCGGTGGATTTGACTTATCCGGCTATCCGTTGGATGGGCCGTTGCCGGATTTACCAGAAACTAACGGCGGTAAAAGCCGTCAGCAACTTTTGACTGACCTGGCTCGCAGAGAGAATTTAACGATTCGACAACTGTATTTATGGATTGCTGGAGCGCGTGGGCATCGCCAGATTCTAGGCACACCTGAACAAATTGCCGATCAGTTAGAAGATTGGTTTGTCAATGGCGGGGCAGATGGCTTTAATATCATGCCACCTTGGTTGCCCGGAGGATTAGATGAGTTTGTAGACTTGGTAATTCCTGAATTGCAACGTCGCGGTCTGTTTCGTACAGAGTATGAAGCACGAACCCTCCGGGAAAATCTTGGTTTACCTCGTCCAGTAAATCAGTTTAGCAAAGTTGCGGCTGTCGCTGAAGCTGCGATCGCCTAA